The following proteins come from a genomic window of Malus domestica chromosome 02, GDT2T_hap1:
- the LOC103409605 gene encoding putative HVA22-like protein g yields the protein MTLGYAYPAYECYKTVEKNKPEIEQLRFWCQYWILVAVLTVCERVGYAFVSWVPMYSEAKLLFVIYLWFPKTKGTSYVYDSFFRPYLAKHENEIDRNLLELRTRAGDMYVAAQSTPRPRPTQPQQGVRSQPPADPAPNRQPAATTQAQPEEPPSHHHSTVAPSIHFQIADGVTKSVPCSCIEFAERLVLPQYSNLPLDEVKEHHRRDRFEVGNADKIFESTSKEQLTRKAA from the exons ATGACTCTTGGGTATGCTTATCCGGCTTATGAATGCTACAAAACTGTTGAAAAGAACAAGCCAGAGATTGAACAGCTTCGCTTTTGGTGCCAGTATTGGATTTTGGTGGCTGTTTTGACTGTTTGTGAAAGAGTCGGTTATGCTTTTGTTTCATGGGTTCCAATGTATAGCGAAGCTAAGTTGCTCTTCGTCATATATCTGTGGTTTCCTAAAACAAAGGGTACGAGCTATGTGTATGATTCCTTCTTTAGACCATATCTTGCGAAGCATGAAAATGAAATCGATAGGAACTTGTTGGAACTAAGAACTAGAGCTGGTGACATG TATGTTGCCGCACAATCGACACCAAGGCCTCGCCCTACGCAGCCACAACAAGGTGTTAGGAGCCAACCCCCTGCCGATCCAGCTCCAAATCGCCAACCAGCTGCAACAACGCAAGCACAACCCGAAGAACCTCCATCACACCACCATTCAACAGTAGCACCAtcaatccatttccaaattgCGGATGGTGTAACTAAATCAGTCCCCTGCTCCTGCATCGAGTTTGCTGAACGCCTGGTTCTGCCTCAATACAGCAATCTGCCCCTTGACGAGGTTAAAGAGCATCACAGGCGAGATAGATTTGAGGTTGGAAATGCCGACAAAATCTTCGAGAGCACATCAAAGGAGCAGCTGACCAGGAAGGCTGCATGA